From Debaryomyces hansenii CBS767 chromosome C complete sequence, a single genomic window includes:
- a CDS encoding DEHA2C16324p (highly similar to uniprot|P17649 Saccharomyces cerevisiae YGR019W UGA1 Gamma-aminobutyrate (GABA) transaminase) — MSICEKYFPDEPDKPVVKTSSFPGPQSQEGIKSLNKVFDSRPTYFITDYEKSIGNYIVDADGNTYLDVYAQIASIGLGYNNPALIKAAKSDKMIRAIVDRPALGNFPGKDTAEIIGDLLKVAPKGQDKIWSGLSGADANELAFKAAFMWYQGKKRGFNTPFTAEENESVMKNESPGSPDLAILSFKKAFHGRLFASGSTTCSKPIHKLDFPAFKWPKAEYPSYKYPLDKHVEENKKEDQRCLQIVDEILSTNKVPIAALLIEPIQSEGGDNHGSNEFFQGLRDLTLKYGALMIVDEVQTGVGATGKFWCHEHFNLSPPPDMVTFSKKFQSAGYYFHDPEIVPSISYRQFSTWCGDPARMILAGAICDEVVKNDLPAKAQKVGSYLFSKLEALQAKYPQYLLNLRGKDRATFIAWSFDTGAVRDQFLKDMKSVGVNMGGCSETSVRLRPTLVFEEKHADIFVAGVEKVLSSYK; from the coding sequence ATGTCCATTTGTGAGAAATATTTCCCAGACGAACCAGACAAACCAGTTGTTAAGACTTCATCATTCCCAGGGCCGCAATCCCAGGAGGGCATCAAGTCATTGAATAAGGTGTTTGATAGTAGACCAACATACTTCATAACCGACTACGAAAAGTCTATTGGTAACTACATTGTCGATGCTGACGGTAACACATATTTGGATGTTTACGCCCAAATTGCATCCATTGGGTTGGGCTACAACAACCCGGCCTTAATCAAGGCGGCCAAGTCCGATAAGATGATCAGAGCGATTGTGGATCGTCCAGCGCTTGGTAACTTTCCAGGCAAAGACACGGCCGAAATTATCGGTGACTTGTTGAAGGTGGCTCCAAAGGGTCAAGATAAGATTTGGTCGGGTTTATCAGGCGCCGATGCCAACGAATTGGCATTCAAGGCAGCATTTATGTGGTACCAGGGCAAGAAAAGGGGCTTTAACACTCCTTTTACTGCTGAAGAAAACGAATCGGTCATGAAGAACGAGCTGCCTGGTAGTCCAGACTTGGCCATTCTTTCGTTCAAGAAAGCGTTCCATGGTAGATTGTTTGCCAGTGGATCGACCACCTGCTCAAAGCCAATCCACAAGTTAGACTTCCCTGCATTCAAATGGCCAAAAGCTGAGTACCCATCGTACAAGTACCCATTAGATAAGCAcgttgaagaaaataaaaaggaAGACCAGCGTTGTCTCCAAATCGTCGACGAAATCCTCTCCACTAATAAGGTCCCAATTGCCGCGTTGCTTATTGAGCCTATTCAATCCGAAGGTGGTGACAACCACGGCTCAAACGAGTTTTTCCAAGGCTTGAGAGACTTAACCTTAAAATACGGCGCCTTAATGATCGTCGACGAAGTCCAAACTGGTGTTGGTGCTACGGGTAAATTCTGGTGCCATGAACATTTCAACTTGTCTCCACCTCCAGACATGGTCACCTTCTCCAAGAAGTTCCAATCGGCCGGTTACTACTTCCATGACCCAGAAATCGTCCCAAGCATTTCATACCGTCAATTCAGCACCTGGTGTGGTGATCCAGCCAGAATGATCTTGGCTGGTGCCATCTGTGACGAAGTCGTTAAGAATGATTTGCCAGCAAAGGCGCAAAAGGTCGGTAGCTACTTGTTCTCCAAATTGGAAGCTTTACAAGCCAAATACCCACAATATCTCCTCAACTTGAGAGGTAAGGACAGAGCTACCTTCATTGCCTGGTCCTTCGACACGGGTGCTGTTCGTGATCAATTCTTAAAGGATATGAAGTCTGTTGGTGTCAACATGGGTGGGTGTTCTGAGACCTCGGTTAGATTAAGACCAACCTTGGTGTTCGAAGAGAAGCACGCAGACATCTTTGTTGCCGGTGTTGAAAAGGTTTTATCTAGctacaaataa
- a CDS encoding DEHA2C16302p (highly similar to CA1179|IPF5064 Candida albicans): protein MSEFDIRRDMPYDIKQFLKQESNASLMAGGIAGAVSRTVVSPFERAKILLQLQGPGFKSYNGMFPTIFKMYAEEGWRGLFRGNLLNCIRIVPYSAVQYAVFEKCKAIMMANKDGSSELQVHERLIAGSIGGIASVAATYPLDLVRARITVQTASLAKLAKGRLVKPPSVVETLVEVYKHEGGLRALYKGIVPTTMGVAPYVAINFTLYEKMRDYMDNSPADYSNPLWKLSAGAFSSFVGGVLIYPLDLLRKRYQVASMAGGELGFQYSSVARALISIFTTEGFFGAYKGLTANLYKIVPSMAVSWLCYDNIKEEIAKW from the coding sequence ATGTCAGAATTCGATATACGAAGAGACATGCCATATGACATCAAACAGTTTTTAAAGCAAGAATCTAACGCGTCTTTGATGGCTGGAGGAATTGCTGGTGCAGTTTCACGGACTGTGGTGTCACCATTCGAAAGAGCTAAGATCCTATTGCAACTCCAAGGCCCCGGATTTAAGTCATACAACGGCATGTTCCCCACGATCTTCAAAATGTACGCCGAAGAAGGCTGGAGAGGACTTTTCAGAGGTAACCTCTTGAACTGCATTCGTATCGTCCCTTACAGTGCTGTCCAGTACGCCGTGTTTGAAAAATGCAAGGCCATCATGATGGCCAACAAGGACGGTTCGTCTGAGCTCCAGGTGCACGAACGATTGATTGCCGGGTCGATTGGTGGTATTGCATCGGTGGCTGCTACGTACCCTCTAGACCTCGTGCGGGCCAGAATAACCGTGCAGACGGCATCGTTGGCCAAACTAGCGAAGGGACGCTTGGTGAAGCCCCCATCGGTGGTAGAAACGTTGGTCGAAGTCTACAAGCACGAGGGTGGCCTCCGCGCCCTCTACAAGGGCATAGTACCCACCACCATGGGAGTAGCCCCCTACGTGGCCATCAACTTCACCCTATACGAAAAAATGAGGGACTACATGGACAACTCGCCCGCAGACTATTCAAATCCCCTCTGGAAGCTCTCGGCCGGGGCATTCTCCAGTTTCGTGGGTGGTGTCCTCATCTACCCCTTGGATTTGCTCCGTAAGCGCTACCAAGTCGCCAGCATGGCCGGTGGTGAATTGGGCTTCCAATATTCCTCCGTCGCCCGTGCATTGATCTCCATTTTCACCACTGAAGGCTTCTTTGGGGCCTACAAAGGTCTCACTGCAAATCTCTACAAAATCGTGCCTTCTATGGCTGTGAGCTGGCTCTGCTACGATAATATCAAGGAAGAAATTGCTAAATGGTAG
- a CDS encoding DEHA2C16412p (some similarities with uniprot|P08640 Saccharomyces cerevisiae YIR019c STA1 extracellular alpha-1 4-glucan glucosidase): MLKVKNMKFSNLILLVGVIGISKALDRNETLISTSSIGKVNGNETSMVEMLPSQSVDSTNLCISTLTLSTCACESKEPKSIVTPGESPKYEGDEWDRYAEVPKVVSTTLSPDYVLRTNFSTSRRSHDGSSDKNGRMSSIITQSRHLETSTMTSSMSSEHGIQSSTFPSIYISSTRGHYYNTSTSVHHNISFNTGYHNSSIRTSYNNISSTIHNVSLSTYMSASEHTITDETSSTSSEEIVTTVAETETPTSQAQTLNHTTGSSHGLNTNTAESEHQPTGSSHGVITNTAKSEHHTIGSTHGLITNTEKSEHLTTEETKYADNEERTASHTETEDLSVSSSIPHNIMSSTINHSSTSTAMTKPPSETEDHKTALEKSRESSGGSITTSIETKVTMEPDSDLYHAPTASQKTMTSNTSYVNKPTIPPEDNWSDYWSDENWSEEWPSEFWSDVFKETSKTDSQADWKTYSTVEKHSISPSISTNTNTAKKSHSELRSTSRSQGIVHSTHGSEGSFRILPTSHIPKQTSPSTEKASHEHHTEEHHTEEHHTEEHHTEEHHTEEHHTEEHQTRQFPPAEPTFSPSESYEHIHQTSKSSAQTTARSNVETPMNSTPGSNVKPTTVSSKSNTLKISLTEYSSYTTEEGPTSFSSIPSSTSLTTSLTTSPSSSTHSTGRYHSGSSYNPKSTYNSKRSRLSTTASLSPELTSVLPASSRTYPRKSSYSPVFTLKPAPSQSGLGNTRQAKPLTQPNSEETETEIEKIYITLSSSTETPKSMMISSYSKQSSSSESSTVSTIESMSSTLARPWHILRPEEKTESNEQESSASTLSIYYLLLAPCFTFIVLL, from the coding sequence ATGTTGAAAGTAAAGAATATGAAGTTCAGTAACTTGATATTATTGGTCGGAGTTATTGGAATTTCCAAAGCACTCGATAGGAACGAAACATTGATTTCCACTAGTAGTATTGGAAAAGTTAATGGAAATGAAACCAGCATGGTTGAAATGCTACCATCTCAGCTGGTAGACTCCACAAATCTATGTATCAGCACATTGACTTTGTCCACATGTGCTTGTGAATCAAAAGAACCGAAAAGTATTGTTACACCTGGAGAAAGCCCCAAGTATGAAGGTGACGAGTGGGACAGATATGCTGAAGTGCCCAAGGTAGTCTCTACCACATTAAGTCCAGATTATGTACTTCGGACTAATTTTAGTACAAGCAGACGAAGCCATGATGGTTCTTCGGATAAAAATGGAAGAATGAGTTCTATTATCACGCAATCTAGACACTTAGAAACTCTGACAATGACCAGTAGCATGTCATCAGAGCATGGAATTCAGTCGCTGACGTTCCCAAgcatttatatttcttctactCGTGGTCATTACTATAATACCCTGACTTCTGTACATCACAATATCAGTTTTAACACTGGGTACCACAATAGTAGCATACGCACAAGCTACAACAACATCAGCTCAACCATTCATAATGTCAGTCTAAGTACATACATGAGTGCGTCAGAGCACACCATTACAGACGAGACTAGTAGTACTAGCAGCGAGGAGATAGTTACGACGGTTGCAGAGACAGAAACCCCCACGTCACAAGCACAGACATTGAATCACACCACAGGTAGTAGCCATGGTTTGAACACAAACACTGCAGAATCAGAGCACCAACCTACAGGTAGTAGCCATGGTGTGATAACAAACACTGCAAAATCAGAGCATCACACCATAGGTAGTACCCATGGTTTGATCACAAACACTGAAAAGTCAGAGCATCTTACAACCGAAGAAACTAAATACgcagataatgaagaaaggACTGCGTCGCATACCGAGACAGAGGATTTGCTGGTGTCAAGTCTGATACCACATAACATTATGAGCTCAACTATCAATCACTCATCTACCAGCACAGCTATGACCAAACCACCGTCCGAAACTGAAGATCATAAAACAGCCTTAGAAAAGTCTCGGGAGAGTAGCGGAGGCTCGATTACGACTTCCATAGAGACAAAGGTCACAATGGAGCCCGACCTGGATTTATACCACGCTCCTACTGCCAGCCAGAAGACTATGACCAGTAATACAAGCTACGTAAACAAGCCAACCATTCCGCCAGAAGATAATTGGTCTGACTATTGGAGCGACGAGAACTGGTCAGAGGAATGGCCAAGCGAATTCTGGAGCGATGTATTCAAGGAAACGTCTAAAACTGACAGTCAAGCCGATTGGAAGACATATTCTACTGTTGAAAAGCACTCTATTTCGCCAAGCATCCTGACAAACACTAACACTGCAAAGAAGAGCCACAGTGAACTCAGAAGCACATCTAGACTGCAAGGTATCGTGCATTCAACCCACGGTAGTGAAGGTTCATTTAGAATCTTACCCACATCTCACATACCAAAGCAAACTAGTCCCTCTACTGAAAAGGCATCGCATGAACACCACACAGAAGAACACCACACAGAAGAACACCACACAGAAGAACATCACACAGAAGAACACCACACAGAAGAACATCACACAGAAGAACATCAAACGAGGCAATTTCCTCCAGCAGAACCAACTTTCAGTCCTTCTGAGTCATATGAGCATATCCATCAAACCAGCAAAAGTTCAGCCCAAACAACGGCCAGGTCAAATGTAGAAACCCCTATGAATTCGACACCGGGAAGCAATGTCAAGCCAACCACCGTCAgttcaaaatcaaataccCTAAAAATATCCCTTACAGAATATAGTTCATATACCACAGAAGAAGGGCCAACAAGTTTCTCAAGCATCCCATCAAGTACCTCCTTAACTACCTCCTTAACTACGTCACCAAGTCTGTCAACACATTCCACTGGTAGATATCACAGTGGCTCATCATACAATCCAAAATCAACGTACAACTCTAAGCGCAGTAGATTAAGCACTACCGCTTCTCTTTCGCCTGAATTGACTTCCGTTCTTCCAGCATCGTCCCGAACTTATCCAAGGAAACTGTCGTATTCGCCCGTTTTTACCTTAAAACCGGCACCTAGTCAACTGGGTCTTGGAAATACCAGACAAGCAAAGCCATTAACCCAACCAAATTCAGAGGAAACCGAAACcgaaattgaaaaaatatacaTTACATTACTGTCGTCTACAGAAACACCCAAGTCCATGATGATATCTAGTTATCTGAAGCAATCAAGCTCCAGTGAAAGTTCAACGGTGTCCACGATTGAAAGTATGTCCTCAACTCTTGCAAGGCCATGGCATATCTTAAGACCAGAGGAAAAGACCGAATCCAATGAGCAAGAGTCCAGTGCTTCCACCTTAAGCATCTACTACTTACTACTTGCTCCTTGTTTCACGTTTATAGTGTTGTTATAG
- a CDS encoding DEHA2C16390p (similar to uniprot|P35189 Saccharomyces cerevisiae YPL129w ANC1 TFIIF subunit), which yields MSEVKRTIRITTQQHILKDLPPVENYPIRQWSVQITMLDQSGNEIPANILDKVTYSLHPTFANPIRTLKTQPFKVEEQGWGEFDIPITVHIIGLSGKQSERKFNHDLNFLQETYTLDHTISIPTNRSQVLNSLLLESGPVPANNNLDTNKRKNDADSSNKLKKQKSASGNGTPMKGQIDLEQLANGLTKLNEDDLIVIVQMVTDNRTNDMNIKNDIDNGEFTMDLYTLPESLLKSLWDYVKNHTGDA from the exons ATGTCTGAA GTTAAAAGAACTATAAGAATTACAACTCAACAACATATCTTGAAAGATTTACCACCAGTAGAGAATTACCCTATTAGACAATGGTCAGTCCAAATCACAATGTTAGACCAATCTGGTAATGAGATACCTGCTAACATTTTGGACAAAGTCACGTATTCATTGCATCCTACATTTGCCAACCCAATAAGAACCCTCAAGACTCAACCATTCAAGGTTGAGGAACAAGGATGGGGTGAATTCGATATCCCAATTACAGTCCACATTATTGGGTTATCGGGAAAACAAAGCGAAAGAAAGTTCAATCATGACTTGAATTTCTTACAAGAAACGTACACCCTTGACCATACGATTTCCATTCCTACAAATAGATCACAAGTTTTGAATAGCTTGTTACTAGAAAGTGGTCCTGTTCCagcaaataataacttGGATACAAACAAACGTAAAAACGATGCCGATTCCAgcaacaaattgaagaaacaaaagaGTGCTAGTGGTAATGGTACGCCAATGAAGGGTCAAATCGACTTGGAGCAATTGGCCAATGGCTTGACTAAgttgaatgaagatgatttgaTAGTTATAGTTCAAATGGTTACTGACAATAGAACTAATGACATGAATATTAAGAACGATATCGATAATGGTGAATTCACGATGGATTTATACACTTTACCCGAATCGCTCTTGAAGAGTCTCTGGGACTACGTCAAGAATCATACTGGTGATGCATAA
- a CDS encoding DEHA2C16368p (similar to uniprot|P18851 Saccharomyces cerevisiae YOR212w STE4 GTP-binding protein beta subunit of the pheromone pathway), translating into MIKSNSGTYKLDIQKRIASARQETRTLYYEVENIRSRIQDATLFKVASDVEMLSSDRLNLKLYNTLRGHQNKIAQIRWNSNSRHILSASQDGYMIIWDTVSGFKKHAISLENQWVLACAIAPNGESVASGGLDNTLTVYNIKPRNYQYGAHDQYQTSIRSLFKGHKAYISDCDYISNEKLITASGDMTCIMWDINKGGKVRDFVDHIGDVLVLAKFSDTQGNHESPIFVSGSSDGYAKIWDLRCQFAVQSFPVSNSDINCIKVFPDNHSFMTGSDDGIIRLFDMRSDCELSNYSLSANLHKLDLNNLRPSVSRSYPESPTDQISRVQSTNSSYDTPGVVSLDFSRSGRLLYSCYSDYGCIIWDTLKGNIVGALGMAGHLNKVNQVSSSPDGLIICTASWDQTIKVWSV; encoded by the coding sequence ATGATAAAAAGTAATAGTGGCACGTACAAACTAGATATTCAGAAACGGATCGCTAGTGCTAGACAAGAGACACGGACTTTATACTACGAAGTAGAGAACATTCGGAGTCGAATTCAAGATGCCACACTCTTCAAAGTGGCGAGTGATGTTGAAATGCTCTCCTCGGACaggttgaatttgaagttgtACAATACATTACGGGgtcatcaaaataaaattgcCCAAATACGGTGGAATTCGAATTCCAGACATATCTTGTCAGCAAGTCAGGATGGATACATGATTATCTGGGATACAGTTAGTGGGTTTAAGAAACATGCTATATCGTTAGAGAACCAGTGGGTTTTAGCGTGCGCTATTGCCCCGAATGGAGAAAGTGTTGCATCTGGGGGTTTAGATAATACTTTGACAGTGTACAATATAAAACCCCGAAATTACCAGTATGGGGCCCATGATCAGTACCAGACATCCATCCGATCGTTATTCAAGGGGCACAAGGCATATATTTCTGATTGCGATTATATTAGCAATGAGAAGCTCATCACGGCCAGTGGTGACATGACATGTATTATGTGGGACATAAATAAAGGAGGAAAGGTGAGAGACTTCGTGGATCATATAGGCGACGTGTTGGTATTAGCCAAATTCTCCGATACCCAAGGTAACCATGAATCGCCGATCTTCGTATCTGGGAGTTCGGATGGGTATGCCAAAATCTGGGATCTTAGGTGCCAGTTTGCGGTACAAAGTTTTCCAGTTTCCAATAGTGACATTAATTGCATAAAGGTATTTCCAGATAATCATTCGTTCATGACAGGTTCAGATGATGGGATCATACGGCTTTTTGATATGAGATCTGATTGCGAGTTGAGtaattattcattatcgGCCAATCTTCATAAGCTAGATCTCAATAATTTGCGTCCTTCAGTCAGTCGGTCGTATCCAGAAAGTCCGACTGATCAGATTAGCAGAGTTCAATCCACCAACTCCAGCTATGATACTCCTGGAGTAGTATCACTAGACTTCAGTAGGTCAGGGCGATTGCTATATAGCTGTTACTCTGACTATGGCTGTATCATATGGGACACACTAAAAGGCAACATTGTTGGTGCCTTAGGAATGGCGGGCCACTTGAATAAGGTTAATCAAGTAAGCTCGAGCCCCGATGGTCTAATCATCTGTACAGCATCGTGGGATCAAACCATAAAGGTTTGGTCCGTGTAA
- a CDS encoding DEHA2C16346p (some similarities with uniprot|Q02457 Saccharomyces cerevisiae YPL128C TBF1 TTAGGG repeat binding factor), whose product MSVNIKGENNESHPSELHDGNNEGHNFNNDDIPEPQSQSNQQAHDDQVDINMDEIDKVISESITHGNEQAEYQQSYIDSNDSSKRELDEPADSNAEDNTKRQRIDEYGANSSKDNYTNNASGEEEKQTSSSGNETGSNESNEIPQQGSDGSDSSKAQQQEKEGQDMTKGIHEKEREDSGKNEGEIQANREDKDNHEEVGQSGEQEASTQEAGQDKNEQNNELELEFEKAIEDHHQQMSQSPEPTNQGEGVINEKRDLQMIANELEKATESNKDATKEKETDESLQTKVFHGGINVPANSELLNTNTAYAAYNALSSQLPPLSILANAHLAALPLPIVAADYLPPRIQLLINTLPTLDNLASQLLRIVALGPYQKILDLAAHPDTPAGATFRDLTSLFEFTKRLYSEEDPFLSVEHLAPGMWKEGDKTPSIFRNREQSIESTLRKVNLATFLGATLGTIEVGFFYLNESFLDIFCPANNLDPTNTLSNMSPHNMSLQSGVNTIIGDKIGKLLKPQTVLYLDLKTQAYISAIEAGGRSREDILEDILPHNLEDILLERRKTKILTPTEFDFIDRCKSRKEILLNYPSDKVLSEEYDWLSFLKELFEYSAKNMGFLIWGKKGRATKEKNTNPKETDASNTPHSDEVVANASSRDTATTASTSHNPTTYDLRSQEISDITKALLPSEIQEQQIHLRLNPGSNVKSLQRRPWTREEEKALRHALELKGPSWSNILELFGAGGKISEALKNRSQVQLKDKARNWKMFFLKSGLPVPAYLQKVTGDLERDDRSRQNKRLNRNRKTAAAPVPTPIQNQKSPGQ is encoded by the coding sequence ATGAGTGTCAATATTAAAGGcgaaaataatgaaagcCATCCGTCGGAGCTACATGATGGTAATAATGAAGGTCataactttaataatgatgatatacCCGAGCCTCAAAGTCAGAGTAATCAACAAGCTCATGATGACCAAgttgatataaatatggatGAGATTGATAAAGTGATATCTGAGTCTATTACCCATGGAAATGAACAAGCTGAATATCAACAATCGTACATTGATAGCAACGATAGCTCAAAACGAGAACTTGATGAGCCTGCTGATAGTAACGCGGAGGATAACACTAAGCGTCAAAGGATAGACGAATATGGGGCCAATTCTAGTAAAGATAACTATACAAATAATGCTTCCGGAGAAGAGGAAAAACAAACAAGTAGTTCTGGGAATGAAACCGGGTCAAATGAGAGTAATGAAATTCCGCAACAAGGATCTGATGGCTCAGACAGTTCAAAAGCACAACagcaagaaaaagaaggtCAGGATATGACGAAGGGGATCCATGAGAAAGAGAGAGAGGATTCTGGAAAAAATGAAGGCGAGATCCAAGCCAATCGTGAAGATAAAGATAACCACGAAGAAGTTGGTCAACTGGGTGAACAAGAGGCCCTGACACAAGAAGCAGGGCAAGATAAGAACGAgcaaaataatgaattggaattggaGTTCGAAAAGGCTATTGAGGATCACCACCAACAAATGTCTCAATCTCCTGAGCCGACTAACCAAGGTGAGGGCGTAATAAACGAAAAGAGAGATTTACAGATGATTGCAAACGAATTAGAAAAGGCAACCGAGTCCAATAAGGATGCGACTAAGGAGAAAGAAACGGATGAAAGTCTCCAAACAAAAGTATTTCATGGGGGAATAAACGTTCCTGCTAATTCTGAATTACTAAATACTAACACAGCGTATGCTGCGTACAACGCGTTATCAAGCCAATTACCACCACTTTCAATTCTAGCAAATGCTCATTTAGCGGCTTTACCATTACCGATCGTAGCAGCGGATTACCTCCCACCCAGAATTCAACTATTAATTAATACTTTGCCTACATTGGATAATTTAGCATCGCAGTTGTTGAGAATCGTTGCTCTTGGCCCGTATCAGAAAATATTGGACTTGGCGGCTCATCCTGACACCCCTGCAGGGGCAACATTTCGTGATTTGACTTCGTTATTCGAATTCACCAAACGATTATATTCAGAGGAAGATCCATTTTTGTCGGTGGAACATTTGGCTCCGGGCATGTGGAAAGAAGGCGATAAAACTCCAAGTATTTTCAGAAATAGGGAACAACTGATTGAACTGACGTTGAGAAAGGTTAACTTGGCCACTTTCTTGGGAGCAACTCTAGGTACGATAGAGGTTGGGTTTTTCTACTTGAATGAATCGTTTTTGGATATCTTTTGTCCAGCTAATAACCTCGATCCCACGAATACATTATCCAACATGAGCCCCCATAACATGAGCTTGCAAAGTGGTGTAAATACCATAATCGGCGATAAAATCGgaaaattgttgaagcCACAAACAGTGTTGTATCTCGATTTAAAGACACAGGCATACATATCAGCTATCGAAGCTGGTGGAAGGTCAAGAGAAGATATCTTGGAGGATATCTTGCCGCATAATTTAGAGGACATTTTATTGGAGAGACGCAAAACTAAAATATTGACTCCTACGGAATTTGACTTTATAGACCGTTGCAAGTCACGAAAAGAGATATTATTGAACTATCCAAGTGACAAGGTACTCAGTGAAGAATATGACTGGTTGtcatttttgaaagaacTCTTTGAATACTCTGCAAAAAACATGGGCTTTTTAATCTGGGGTAAGAAGGGAAGAGCCacaaaagaaaagaacACTAATCCTAAAGAAACCGATGCCTCCAACACGCCCCACAGCGACGAGGTCGTGGCAAATGCTTCGTCGCGCGACACCGCCACCACCGCATCTACAAGCCATAATCCTACAACCTACGATTTGAGGAGTCAAGAAATCAGTGACATAACCAAGGCCCTCTTGCCCTCGGAAATCCAAGAGCAACAAATCCATCTCAGATTGAACCCTGGCTCAAACGTCAAAAGCTTACAGAGACGTCCATGGACAcgagaagaagaaaaggcTCTCAGACACGCATTAGAGTTGAAGGGACCTCTGTGGTCCAACATCTTGGAATTGTTTGGTGCCGGAGGAAAAATATCCGAAGCCTTAAAAAACAGATCCCAGGTACAACTCAAGGACAAAGCCAGAAACTGGAAGATGTTCTTCCTAAAGTCCGGCCTACCTGTCCCTGCATACTTACAGAAGGTTACCGGTGACCTCGAAAGAGATGACAGGCTGAGACAAAACAAAAGGCTAAATAGGAATAGGAAAACGGCTGCTGCACCGGTTCCTACTCCAATCCAAAATCAGAAGTCCCCCGGTCAGTAG